A single genomic interval of Cupriavidus sp. MP-37 harbors:
- a CDS encoding VanZ family protein, which produces MPMIAVPTLTPLRWRLLFWAAAAAVLVLSLMPPTQPLPTTGWDKANHALGFAVLGVLGGRAYAARGWPLWLGLVAYGGLIELLQGQTGYREADWLDLLADTIGVAAAMALDWLVRRLSAPRLRA; this is translated from the coding sequence CTGCCCATGATTGCCGTTCCGACCCTGACCCCGCTGCGCTGGCGCCTGCTGTTCTGGGCCGCCGCTGCCGCCGTGCTGGTGCTGTCGCTGATGCCGCCGACGCAGCCGCTGCCGACCACCGGCTGGGACAAGGCCAACCACGCGCTCGGGTTTGCGGTGCTCGGTGTATTGGGTGGACGCGCCTACGCCGCGCGCGGCTGGCCGCTATGGCTGGGCCTGGTCGCGTATGGCGGCCTGATCGAACTGCTGCAGGGGCAGACCGGCTACCGCGAGGCCGACTGGCTCGACCTGCTCGCCGACACCATCGGCGTGGCCGCGGCCATGGCGCTGGACTGGCTGGTGCGCCGGCTCAGCGCTCCTCGGCTTCGAGCGTGA
- the tig gene encoding trigger factor, with protein MSNVIENLGKLDRKVTLAIPKAEVEKEKQERLVRLSKTVKMSGFRPGKVPMKMVEKQYGQQVEFEVRFDKAARKFFDITKEQDVKVAGQPKFEIKNEGVGEDEVAFDATFEVYPEVTIGDLSAAEVTRTSTEITDAEVDKTIDILRKQRVHYHARGEAGEHGDGGADVSAQNGDRVTLDFVGKIDGEEFAGGKAEDFPFVLGEGRMLPEFEQAALGLKVGESKTFPLAFPADYHGKEVAGKTAEFTVTLKKIEWAHLPEVNEAFAKSLGIADGSVDKMRADIRENLEREVKRRTHAMLKDQVMEALLKASELDVPKALIEQDQERLVEMARRDLEQRGMPNAKDMPIPAEMFAQQAERRVKLGLILAEIVKANGLEAKADQIKAEIEDFAKSYEDPKEVMRWYYGDQQRLAEMEAYVLENNVVNFVCGKAKVTDKKVSFEELTAEGNQQQA; from the coding sequence ATGTCGAACGTGATTGAGAACCTCGGCAAGCTGGACCGCAAGGTGACCCTGGCCATCCCCAAGGCCGAAGTGGAAAAGGAAAAGCAGGAGCGCCTGGTTCGCCTGTCGAAGACCGTGAAGATGTCGGGCTTCCGTCCGGGCAAGGTGCCGATGAAGATGGTCGAGAAGCAGTACGGCCAGCAGGTCGAGTTCGAGGTGCGCTTCGACAAGGCCGCGCGCAAGTTCTTCGACATCACCAAGGAACAGGACGTCAAGGTTGCCGGCCAGCCCAAGTTCGAGATCAAGAACGAAGGCGTGGGCGAGGATGAAGTGGCGTTCGACGCCACCTTCGAGGTGTACCCGGAAGTGACCATCGGCGACCTGTCGGCCGCCGAAGTCACCCGCACCAGCACCGAAATCACCGATGCCGAAGTCGACAAGACCATCGACATCCTGCGCAAGCAGCGCGTGCACTACCACGCCCGCGGCGAAGCCGGCGAGCACGGCGACGGCGGTGCCGACGTCAGCGCCCAGAACGGCGACCGCGTGACGCTGGACTTCGTCGGCAAGATCGACGGCGAAGAGTTCGCCGGCGGTAAGGCCGAGGACTTCCCGTTCGTGCTGGGCGAAGGCCGCATGCTGCCCGAGTTCGAGCAGGCCGCGCTGGGCCTGAAGGTCGGCGAAAGCAAGACCTTCCCGCTGGCCTTCCCGGCCGACTACCACGGCAAGGAAGTGGCCGGCAAGACCGCCGAGTTCACCGTGACCCTGAAGAAGATCGAGTGGGCCCACCTGCCGGAAGTGAATGAAGCCTTCGCCAAGTCGCTGGGCATCGCCGACGGCAGCGTCGACAAGATGCGCGCCGACATCCGCGAAAACCTCGAGCGCGAAGTGAAGCGCCGCACGCACGCCATGCTGAAGGACCAGGTCATGGAAGCGCTGCTGAAGGCGAGCGAGCTGGACGTGCCCAAGGCCCTGATCGAGCAGGACCAGGAGCGCCTGGTGGAAATGGCCCGCCGCGACCTGGAACAGCGTGGCATGCCCAACGCCAAGGACATGCCGATCCCGGCCGAGATGTTCGCGCAGCAGGCCGAGCGCCGCGTCAAGCTGGGCCTGATCCTGGCCGAGATCGTCAAGGCCAACGGCCTGGAAGCCAAGGCTGACCAGATCAAGGCCGAGATCGAAGACTTCGCCAAGAGCTACGAGGACCCGAAGGAAGTCATGCGCTGGTACTACGGCGACCAGCAGCGCCTGGCCGAAATGGAAGCCTACGTGCTCGAAAACAACGTGGTAAATTTCGTGTGCGGCAAGGCCAAGGTCACCGACAAGAAGGTGTCCTTCGAGGAACTCACCGCCGAAGGCAACCAGCAGCAAGCCTGA
- a CDS encoding efflux RND transporter permease subunit, whose product MDHSRFNLSRWALEHQPLTRYLLVVLLLGGLLAFFQLGQDEDPPFTFRVMVVQAFWPGATAEQIAIQVTDKIERQLQEVPYADKIRSFSKPGETTVIFQLKDTSPARETAQVWYTVRKKIGDIQQTLPAGVRGPFFNDEFGDVYGTIYALSADGFNYKELREYADLVRQELLRVPSVAKVSLIGLQDEKVYIEFNQARFAQLGLDINAIADQISQQNNLTGSGVLVTPSDNLQVRVSGQFASVEDLENLVLRGPNGIANIRLGDIADVYRGYVDPTQQRMRFNGKDVIGLGISMQKGGDIIELGQNLRAAFERLRGQLPVGIEMDQVQDQPEAVQRSVGEFVRVLIEAVVIVLAVSFVSLGLHTRPLRLDVRPGLVVALTIPLVLAVTFLFMNIFGIGLHKISLGALIVALGLLVDDAIIAVEMMVRKLEEGFSKMEAATFAYSSTAMPMLTGTLITAAGFLPVGLARSTVGEYTFAIFAVTALALVLSWLAAVYFTPYLGYLLLKTRGAGAGEAHEVFDTPFYARFRRLVDWCVTWRKLVIAITLVAFALGIYAFKFVEKQFFPDSSRPELMVELWMPEGTSFAQMETEAKRFEQRIGKDREVASLTTFVGTGAPRFYLPLDQIFPQTNVAQVIVMPASTEVRDALRRRIIQLLDAEFPYLRGRVKLLPNGPPVAYPVQFRVIGPDAAGVRRLADQVKAEMRANPNTVGVNDNWNENVKMLRLEIDQDKARALGVTTQAIARVTQTVLSGVPVGQYRDGDKLIDILMRTPRNERDAISDLNNMLVPTNSGRVVPLTQVARVTLRSEPGVVWRENRDFGVTVQADVVDGIQGPTVTAQINPRLDPLRAQLPPGYRITVAGAEEESGKAGASIAAQLPLCIFIIFTLLMLQLHSFSRAAMVFLTGPLGLIGAAATLLLLRAPMGFVAQLGITALLGMIIRNSVILVDQIEQDIRAGVPQWTAIVEAAVRRFRPIMLTAAAAVLAMIPLSRSMFWGPMAVAIMGGLIIATVLTLLFLPALYAAWFRVRRPEDGPGAVAV is encoded by the coding sequence ATGGACCATTCCCGCTTCAACCTGTCGCGCTGGGCGCTCGAACACCAGCCGCTGACCCGCTACCTGCTGGTGGTGCTGCTGCTCGGCGGCCTGCTGGCGTTTTTCCAGCTGGGCCAGGACGAGGATCCGCCGTTTACCTTCCGCGTGATGGTGGTGCAGGCCTTCTGGCCCGGCGCCACCGCCGAGCAGATCGCCATCCAGGTGACCGACAAGATCGAGCGCCAGCTGCAGGAAGTGCCCTATGCGGACAAGATCCGCAGCTTCTCCAAGCCGGGCGAGACCACGGTGATCTTCCAGCTCAAGGACACGTCGCCGGCCAGGGAAACCGCGCAGGTCTGGTACACCGTGCGCAAGAAGATCGGCGACATCCAGCAGACCTTGCCGGCCGGCGTGCGCGGGCCGTTCTTCAACGACGAGTTCGGCGACGTCTACGGCACCATCTACGCGCTGTCGGCGGATGGCTTCAATTACAAGGAGCTGCGCGAATATGCCGACCTGGTGCGCCAGGAGCTGCTGCGCGTGCCCTCGGTGGCCAAGGTGTCGCTGATCGGGCTGCAGGACGAGAAGGTCTACATCGAATTCAACCAGGCGCGCTTTGCCCAGCTGGGGCTGGACATCAACGCCATCGCCGACCAGATCTCGCAGCAGAACAACCTGACCGGCAGCGGCGTGCTGGTGACCCCGAGCGACAACCTGCAGGTGCGCGTATCGGGCCAGTTCGCCAGCGTCGAAGACCTGGAGAACCTGGTGCTGCGCGGGCCCAACGGCATTGCCAATATCCGCCTGGGCGACATCGCCGACGTCTATCGCGGCTATGTCGATCCGACCCAGCAGCGCATGCGCTTCAACGGCAAGGACGTGATCGGGCTGGGCATTTCGATGCAGAAGGGCGGCGACATCATCGAGCTGGGCCAGAACCTGCGCGCCGCCTTCGAGCGGCTGCGCGGCCAGCTGCCGGTGGGCATCGAGATGGACCAGGTGCAGGACCAGCCCGAGGCGGTGCAGCGCTCGGTCGGCGAATTCGTGCGGGTGCTGATCGAGGCGGTGGTGATCGTGCTGGCGGTGAGCTTTGTCTCGCTTGGCCTGCACACGCGGCCGCTGCGGCTCGATGTGCGCCCGGGGCTGGTGGTGGCGCTGACCATCCCGCTGGTGCTGGCGGTGACGTTCCTGTTCATGAACATCTTCGGCATCGGCCTGCACAAGATCTCGCTGGGCGCGCTGATCGTGGCGCTGGGCCTGCTGGTCGACGACGCCATCATCGCGGTCGAGATGATGGTGCGCAAGCTGGAAGAGGGCTTCTCCAAGATGGAGGCCGCCACCTTCGCCTATAGCTCGACCGCGATGCCGATGCTGACCGGCACGCTCATCACCGCGGCCGGCTTCCTGCCGGTGGGGCTGGCACGTTCGACGGTGGGCGAGTACACCTTCGCCATCTTCGCGGTGACGGCGCTGGCGCTGGTGCTGTCATGGCTGGCCGCGGTCTATTTCACGCCTTACCTGGGCTACCTGCTGCTCAAGACCCGCGGCGCGGGCGCGGGCGAGGCCCACGAGGTGTTCGACACGCCGTTCTACGCGCGCTTCCGCCGGCTGGTGGACTGGTGCGTCACGTGGCGCAAGCTGGTGATCGCGATCACGCTGGTGGCGTTCGCGCTGGGCATCTACGCCTTCAAGTTTGTCGAGAAGCAGTTCTTCCCGGATTCCAGCCGCCCCGAGCTGATGGTGGAGCTGTGGATGCCGGAGGGCACCAGCTTTGCGCAGATGGAAACCGAGGCCAAGCGCTTCGAGCAACGGATCGGCAAGGACCGGGAGGTCGCCAGCCTGACCACCTTCGTCGGCACCGGCGCGCCGCGCTTCTACCTGCCGCTGGACCAGATCTTCCCGCAGACCAACGTGGCGCAGGTGATCGTGATGCCGGCCAGCACCGAAGTGCGCGACGCGCTGCGCCGGCGCATCATCCAATTGCTCGACGCCGAGTTCCCGTACCTGCGCGGGCGCGTCAAGCTGCTGCCCAACGGGCCGCCGGTGGCGTACCCGGTGCAGTTCCGCGTGATCGGGCCGGATGCCGCCGGCGTGCGCCGGCTGGCCGACCAGGTCAAGGCCGAGATGCGCGCCAATCCCAACACCGTCGGCGTCAACGACAACTGGAACGAGAACGTCAAGATGCTGCGCCTGGAGATCGACCAGGACAAGGCGCGCGCGCTGGGCGTGACCACCCAGGCCATCGCCCGCGTCACGCAGACGGTGCTGAGCGGCGTGCCGGTGGGGCAGTACCGCGACGGCGACAAGCTGATCGACATCCTGATGCGCACGCCGCGCAACGAGCGCGACGCGATCTCGGACCTGAACAACATGCTGGTGCCGACCAACAGCGGGCGCGTGGTGCCGCTGACGCAGGTGGCGCGCGTGACGCTGCGCTCCGAGCCCGGCGTGGTCTGGCGCGAGAACCGCGACTTCGGCGTGACCGTGCAGGCCGACGTGGTCGACGGCATCCAGGGGCCGACCGTCACCGCGCAGATCAATCCCAGGCTGGACCCGCTGCGCGCGCAATTGCCGCCGGGCTACCGCATCACCGTGGCGGGCGCGGAAGAAGAAAGCGGCAAGGCCGGTGCCTCGATCGCGGCGCAGCTGCCGCTGTGCATCTTCATCATCTTCACGCTGCTGATGCTGCAGCTGCACAGCTTCTCGCGCGCGGCCATGGTGTTCCTGACCGGCCCGCTCGGGCTGATCGGCGCCGCGGCCACGCTGTTGCTGCTGCGCGCGCCGATGGGTTTCGTGGCGCAGCTGGGCATCACCGCGCTGCTGGGCATGATCATCCGCAACTCGGTGATCCTGGTCGACCAGATCGAGCAGGACATCCGCGCCGGCGTGCCGCAATGGACCGCCATCGTCGAAGCCGCGGTGCGCCGCTTCCGCCCGATCATGCTGACCGCTGCCGCGGCCGTGCTGGCGATGATCCCGCTGTCGCGCTCGATGTTCTGGGGGCCGATGGCGGTGGCCATCATGGGCGGGCTGATCATCGCCACCGTGCTGACGCTGCTGTTCCTGCCGGCGCTTTACGCGGCATGGTTCCGCGTCCGGCGGCCCGAAGACGGACCGGGCGCCGTGGCCGTGTGA
- a CDS encoding efflux RND transporter periplasmic adaptor subunit, with translation MPVLCQVPEVAAADTSVTPFATKPHRQATRPGRGMAVAALSLAGALLLHGCGKPQEPAPEIRPVRMMQLSPHSGKTTFEFSGDVRPRVESRLGFRVGGKIAARLVDVGAVVSKGQPLARLDPADLSLAEAGSRAQFEAARTDRDLAAADLKRYNDLFAKGFISAAEQHRRQASFDAAEARLRQAQAGLRSQSNQTAYAVLHADADGVVTAIDAEVGQVVTPGQPVVRVAQTAEKEVAIGLPEDQVGLLRGLTDVTVHTWAEPQRALPGRVREIAAAADPVTRTYATRVSVPNPPADLKLGMTAVVTFVRNGAAPALRVPLTALLQEQGRDQVWVYDAASGTVKPVAVTLGEAFGNEIEVRQGLAPGQTIVTAGVHLLRPGQKVRPLQTVAPASAPAATPKQG, from the coding sequence ATGCCAGTGCTTTGCCAAGTGCCGGAAGTTGCGGCTGCAGATACCTCCGTCACCCCCTTCGCTACGAAGCCGCACCGGCAGGCCACGCGCCCCGGCCGCGGCATGGCCGTGGCGGCGCTGTCGCTGGCCGGCGCGCTGCTGCTGCATGGCTGCGGCAAGCCGCAGGAGCCCGCGCCGGAGATCCGGCCGGTGCGCATGATGCAGCTCAGCCCGCACAGCGGCAAGACCACCTTCGAGTTTTCCGGCGACGTGCGCCCGCGCGTCGAGTCGCGGCTGGGCTTCCGCGTCGGCGGCAAGATCGCGGCGCGGCTGGTCGATGTCGGCGCCGTGGTCAGCAAGGGCCAGCCGCTGGCGCGGCTGGATCCGGCCGACCTGTCGCTGGCCGAAGCCGGCTCGCGCGCCCAGTTCGAGGCCGCCCGCACCGACCGCGACCTCGCCGCGGCCGACCTGAAGCGCTACAACGACCTGTTTGCCAAAGGCTTTATCAGCGCAGCCGAGCAGCATCGGCGCCAGGCCAGTTTCGATGCCGCCGAAGCGCGCCTGCGCCAGGCGCAGGCCGGGCTGCGCAGCCAGTCCAACCAGACCGCGTATGCCGTGCTGCATGCCGACGCCGACGGCGTGGTCACCGCCATCGACGCCGAGGTGGGCCAGGTGGTCACCCCCGGCCAGCCGGTGGTGCGGGTGGCGCAGACGGCCGAGAAGGAAGTGGCCATCGGCCTGCCCGAGGACCAGGTCGGCCTGCTGCGCGGCCTGACCGACGTGACCGTCCATACCTGGGCCGAGCCGCAGCGCGCGCTGCCCGGCCGCGTGCGCGAGATTGCCGCCGCGGCCGACCCGGTCACGCGCACCTACGCCACCCGCGTGAGCGTGCCCAACCCGCCGGCCGACCTCAAGCTGGGCATGACCGCGGTGGTGACCTTCGTGCGCAACGGTGCCGCGCCGGCGCTGCGGGTGCCGCTGACCGCGCTGCTGCAGGAGCAGGGGCGCGACCAGGTCTGGGTCTACGACGCCGCGTCCGGCACGGTCAAGCCGGTGGCGGTGACGCTGGGCGAGGCCTTCGGCAATGAGATCGAAGTGCGCCAGGGCCTGGCGCCGGGCCAGACCATCGTTACCGCGGGCGTGCACCTGCTGCGCCCCGGGCAGAAGGTGCGCCCGCTGCAGACGGTCGCGCCGGCCTCGGCACCCGCCGCCACCCCGAAGCAGGGGTGA
- the mnmC gene encoding bifunctional tRNA (5-methylaminomethyl-2-thiouridine)(34)-methyltransferase MnmD/FAD-dependent 5-carboxymethylaminomethyl-2-thiouridine(34) oxidoreductase MnmC: MPRALEPAEPILSAQGTPYSPRYDDVYHSTEGGLAQAAHVFLGGNGLPGAWAGQRQFVIVETGFGQGLNFLATWQAWRDDPQRCGTLHFVSIEKHPFTRAGLAQLHASLDGLQPLAQALQAQWPLALPGLHRLAFDQGRVVLTLALGDAEAMLPRLAAGADAFYLDGFSPARNAEMWSAPVLRGLARLARPGATLATYTAAGFVRRGLKEVGFEVSKAPGFGGKRDMTVARFRPQWKSRRHAPPLPAQWPERHAIVIGAGLAGCAVTERLAARGWRVTLFDTHDGPARQTSAHRAAAMHAHVSADDSLLSRLSRAGNQYALRAWAALAEAGHAVGWHGCGVLQIGEDEAEGEAQRAALAAMGLPQEFVRWMSAAEAAAAHHAGVPRGGLWFPQGGWVAPPDVCAAQLAGAGDAVTARFGCRVGAIARVDGQWRALAQDGTVLASAPVLVLANAHEAQQLLPQQHWTLRRVRGQLTTLAAAQVDALGGWPDCVVTGAGYLLPRAPDGSGRVGSSYDEDTGPLVAQPAIHAANLDRLAGLLPDLAGAVAGIDPAAVSGYVGVRTVTHNRLPLIGQVPDEAAAMAQAASLRGAHLRDLPRLPGLYAALAYASRGLTWAALGAELLASQIEGEPLPLESDLADAVDPARLLLRALRHGQAA; this comes from the coding sequence ATGCCGCGCGCACTAGAGCCCGCCGAGCCCATCCTGTCTGCCCAGGGCACCCCGTATTCGCCCCGCTACGACGACGTCTACCACAGCACCGAAGGCGGCCTGGCGCAGGCCGCCCATGTCTTCCTCGGCGGCAATGGCCTGCCCGGGGCATGGGCCGGGCAACGGCAGTTCGTCATCGTCGAGACCGGCTTCGGCCAGGGGCTGAATTTCCTCGCCACCTGGCAGGCGTGGCGCGACGATCCGCAGCGTTGCGGCACGCTGCATTTCGTCTCGATCGAAAAGCATCCGTTTACGCGCGCAGGGCTGGCGCAACTGCACGCCAGCCTGGACGGGCTGCAGCCGCTGGCGCAGGCGCTGCAGGCGCAATGGCCGCTGGCGCTGCCGGGGCTGCACCGGCTGGCGTTCGACCAGGGCCGCGTGGTGCTGACGCTGGCGCTGGGCGATGCCGAAGCCATGCTGCCGCGGCTGGCCGCCGGTGCCGATGCCTTCTACCTGGACGGCTTCTCGCCGGCGCGCAATGCCGAGATGTGGTCGGCGCCGGTGTTGCGCGGCCTGGCGCGGCTGGCGCGTCCGGGTGCGACGCTGGCGACGTATACCGCCGCGGGCTTTGTGCGGCGCGGGCTGAAGGAAGTCGGCTTTGAAGTCAGCAAAGCGCCGGGCTTCGGGGGCAAGCGTGACATGACGGTGGCGCGCTTTCGCCCGCAATGGAAATCGCGCCGCCACGCGCCGCCGCTGCCGGCGCAATGGCCCGAGCGCCATGCCATCGTGATCGGCGCCGGACTGGCGGGCTGCGCCGTGACCGAGCGGCTGGCCGCGCGCGGCTGGCGCGTGACCCTGTTCGATACCCACGACGGGCCGGCGCGGCAGACTTCGGCGCATCGCGCCGCGGCCATGCACGCGCACGTCTCGGCCGACGACAGCCTGCTGTCGCGGCTGTCGCGTGCCGGCAACCAGTACGCGCTGCGCGCCTGGGCGGCGCTGGCCGAGGCCGGGCATGCGGTCGGCTGGCATGGCTGCGGCGTGCTGCAGATCGGTGAGGACGAGGCCGAAGGCGAGGCCCAGCGCGCCGCGCTGGCGGCAATGGGCTTGCCGCAAGAGTTCGTGCGCTGGATGAGCGCCGCCGAGGCGGCCGCGGCGCACCACGCCGGCGTGCCGCGCGGCGGCCTGTGGTTCCCGCAGGGCGGATGGGTCGCGCCGCCGGATGTCTGCGCGGCGCAGCTGGCAGGTGCCGGCGATGCCGTCACGGCGCGCTTCGGCTGCCGGGTCGGCGCGATCGCGCGCGTCGACGGCCAATGGCGCGCACTCGCCCAGGACGGCACTGTGCTGGCGTCGGCACCGGTGCTGGTGTTGGCCAACGCACATGAGGCGCAGCAGCTGCTGCCGCAGCAACACTGGACCCTGCGCCGCGTGCGCGGGCAGCTGACCACGCTGGCGGCTGCGCAGGTCGATGCGCTCGGCGGCTGGCCCGACTGCGTCGTGACCGGTGCCGGCTACCTGCTGCCGCGCGCGCCCGACGGCAGCGGCCGCGTCGGCTCCAGCTATGACGAAGACACGGGCCCGCTGGTGGCGCAGCCGGCGATCCACGCCGCCAACCTGGACCGGCTCGCCGGCTTGCTGCCGGACCTGGCCGGTGCGGTGGCCGGCATCGATCCCGCTGCCGTGTCGGGCTATGTCGGCGTGCGCACGGTCACGCACAACCGGCTGCCGCTGATCGGGCAAGTGCCTGACGAGGCCGCCGCGATGGCGCAGGCGGCCTCGCTGCGCGGCGCGCACCTGCGCGACCTGCCGCGCCTGCCCGGGCTCTATGCGGCGCTGGCCTATGCCTCGCGCGGCCTCACCTGGGCAGCGCTGGGCGCGGAACTGCTGGCCAGCCAGATCGAAGGCGAGCCCTTGCCGCTGGAGTCGGACCTGGCCGATGCGGTGGATCCGGCACGCCTGCTGCTGCGCGCGCTGCGCCATGGGCAGGCAGCGTAG
- a CDS encoding 23S rRNA (adenine(2030)-N(6))-methyltransferase RlmJ: MLSYRHAFHAGNHADVLKHAVVVQLLEHLAQKDKAFWYIDTHAGAGLYALDHAYAQKKAEFETGIAPLWRAAASGAQLPPMLDEYLDQVRTLNPDGSLRHYPGSPWLAWQLLREHDRLRLFELHSTEIQVLRDNFRGAGRRVMLYDGDGFGGIKAILPPPPRRALVLVDPSYEDKQDYARTVQTVRDGLERFATGVYAVWYPQVQRREALQLPVQLKGLPLKSWLHVTLTVKRPVEGGLGLHGSGMFIVNPPWRLHESLQQAMPVLVDLLGQDDGAGFTLEAEER, from the coding sequence ATGCTCAGCTATCGTCACGCCTTCCATGCCGGCAATCATGCCGATGTCCTCAAGCACGCCGTCGTGGTGCAACTGCTCGAGCACCTGGCGCAGAAGGACAAGGCGTTCTGGTACATCGACACCCATGCCGGCGCCGGCCTCTATGCGCTGGATCACGCCTACGCGCAGAAGAAGGCCGAGTTCGAGACCGGCATCGCGCCGCTGTGGCGCGCCGCCGCAAGCGGCGCCCAGCTGCCGCCGATGCTCGACGAATACCTGGACCAGGTGCGCACGCTCAACCCGGACGGCAGCCTGCGCCACTACCCCGGCTCGCCCTGGCTGGCGTGGCAGCTGCTGCGCGAGCACGACCGCCTGCGGCTGTTCGAGCTGCACAGCACCGAGATCCAGGTCCTGCGCGACAACTTCCGCGGCGCCGGACGCCGCGTGATGCTGTATGACGGCGACGGCTTCGGCGGCATCAAGGCGATCCTGCCGCCGCCGCCGCGGCGCGCGCTGGTGCTGGTCGATCCGTCGTACGAAGACAAGCAGGACTACGCGCGCACCGTGCAGACCGTGCGCGACGGGCTGGAGCGTTTTGCCACCGGTGTCTACGCGGTCTGGTACCCGCAGGTGCAGCGGCGCGAAGCGCTGCAGCTGCCGGTGCAACTGAAGGGCCTGCCGCTCAAGAGCTGGCTGCATGTGACCCTGACCGTCAAGCGCCCGGTCGAGGGCGGGCTGGGCCTGCATGGCAGCGGCATGTTCATCGTCAATCCGCCGTGGCGGCTGCACGAGTCGCTGCAGCAGGCCATGCCCGTGCTGGTCGACCTGCTCGGACAGGACGACGGCGCCGGCTTCACGCTCGAAGCCGAGGAGCGCTGA
- the hpnD gene encoding presqualene diphosphate synthase HpnD: MTPDQYCQEKVAQSGSSFYYSFLFLPAERRRAITALYAWCREVDDVVDDTHDAGLAHQQLDWWRAELRRLFDGAPTHPTTQALQPHVAGAGLSQAEMAEVLEGMEMDLTQTRYLDEAGLARYCHCVAGVVGTLSARLFGYTDPQTLVFAEKLGQSLQLVNILRDVGEDARRGRIYLPVNTLQQFQVPASEILKGEHSERFVALMQYHAGRARALYHEALALLPRQDRRAQRAGLLMGAIYHALLDELEASQFQVLNQRIALTPLRKLWIAWKTWVRNS, from the coding sequence GTGACGCCCGATCAGTATTGCCAAGAGAAAGTCGCCCAGAGCGGCTCGAGCTTCTACTACAGCTTCCTGTTCCTGCCGGCCGAGCGCCGCCGCGCCATCACCGCGCTGTACGCCTGGTGCCGCGAGGTCGACGACGTGGTCGACGACACCCATGACGCCGGCCTGGCGCATCAGCAGCTGGACTGGTGGCGCGCCGAGCTGCGCCGCCTGTTCGACGGCGCCCCGACCCATCCCACCACCCAGGCCCTGCAGCCGCATGTCGCCGGCGCCGGCCTGAGCCAGGCCGAGATGGCCGAGGTGCTGGAGGGCATGGAGATGGACCTGACCCAGACCCGCTACCTGGACGAGGCCGGACTGGCCCGCTACTGCCACTGCGTGGCCGGCGTGGTGGGCACGCTCAGCGCGCGCCTGTTCGGCTACACCGATCCGCAGACGCTGGTGTTCGCCGAAAAGCTGGGCCAGTCGCTGCAACTGGTCAATATCCTGCGCGATGTCGGCGAGGACGCCCGGCGCGGGCGCATCTACCTGCCGGTCAATACGCTGCAGCAGTTCCAGGTGCCGGCCTCCGAGATCCTCAAGGGCGAGCATTCCGAGCGCTTTGTCGCCCTGATGCAGTACCACGCCGGCCGCGCCCGCGCGCTGTACCATGAGGCGCTGGCGCTGCTGCCCCGGCAGGACCGCCGCGCCCAGCGCGCCGGCCTGCTGATGGGCGCGATCTACCATGCGCTGCTGGATGAACTGGAAGCCAGCCAGTTCCAGGTGCTGAACCAGCGCATCGCGCTGACGCCGCTGCGCAAGCTGTGGATCGCCTGGAAGACCTGGGTGCGCAACAGCTAG